A genomic region of Lonchura striata isolate bLonStr1 chromosome 8, bLonStr1.mat, whole genome shotgun sequence contains the following coding sequences:
- the CNOT9 gene encoding CCR4-NOT transcription complex subunit 9, producing the protein MHSLATAAPVPTALAQVDREKIYQWINELSSPETRENALLELSKKRESVPDLAPMLWHSFGTIAALLQEIVNIYPSINPPTLTAHQSNRVCNALALLQCVASHPETRSAFLAAHIPLFLYPFLHTVSKTRPFEYLRLTSLGVIGALVKTDEQEVINFLLTTEIIPLCLRIMESGSELSKTVATFILQKILLDDTGLAYICQTYERFSHVAMILGKMVLQLSKEPSARLLKHVVRCYLRLSDNPRAREALRQCLPDQLKDTTFAQVLKDDTTTKRWLAQLVKNLQEGQVTDPRGIPLPPQ; encoded by the exons ATGCACAGCCTGGCCACGGCCGCG CCTGTGCCAACAGCCCTGGCTCAGGTTGACCGTGAGAAGATCTACCAATGGATCAACGAGCTGTCCAGCCCTGAGACCCGGGAGAATgcactgctggagctgagcaagaAGCGCGAGTCCGTGCCCGACCTCGCCCCAATGCTGTGGCACTCGTTCGGCACGATCGCAGCACTCCTTCAG GaaattgtaaatatttatccATCAATCAACCCTCCGACTTTGACAGCCCATCAGTCCAACAGAGTCTGCAATGCTTTAGCTCTGCTGCAGTGTGTTGCATCACACCCTGAAACAAG ATCAGCTTTTCTGGCAGCTCATATTCCTCTCTTCCTGTACCCCTTCCTGCACACGGTCAGCAAGACCCGTCCGTTTGAGTACCTGCGGCTCACAAGCCTCGGAGTCATTG GGGCCTTGGTGAAAACTGATGAACAAGAAGTGATAAATTTCTTATTGACAACAGAAATTATCCCCCTGTGCTTACGTATTATGGAGTCTGGCAGTGAGCTCTCCAAAACG GTTGCTACGTTTATTCTTCAGAAAATCCTCCTGGATGACACAGGGCTGGCATATATCTGTCAGACTTACGAGCGGTTTTCCCACGTTGCCATGATACTG GGTAAAATGGTCCTGCAGCTCTCCAAGGAGCCATCGGCACGGCTGCTGAAACATGTCGTCCGCTGCTACCTTCGCCTTTCCGATAACCCCAG GGCACGTGAAGCTCTCAGGCAGTGCCTTCCTGACCAGCTGAAGGACACCACCTTCGCCCAGGTCCTGAAGGATGACACCACCACAAAACGCTGGCTGGCTCAGCTCGTCAAGAACCTGCAGGAGGGTCAAGTCACTGACCCACGGGGCATCCCTCTTCCTCCGCAATGA